From the genome of Anoplopoma fimbria isolate UVic2021 breed Golden Eagle Sablefish chromosome 1, Afim_UVic_2022, whole genome shotgun sequence, one region includes:
- the pid1 gene encoding PTB-containing, cubilin and LRP1-interacting protein, with amino-acid sequence MWQPASERLQHFQTMLKTKLNVLTLRKEPLPTVIFHEPEAIELCSTTPLTKGRTHAGYKVAYLGKVTISGTQFLSGCTESAVVGLVERHALAQQQGTSLLEIRPFQVRLHHLDEHGEASVTMDTYQVARIAYCTADHSVRPNVFAWIYREINDDLTFQMDCHAVECESKLEAKKLAHSMMEAFRKTFHSMRSDGRIHKSGSSDDFAEDSSTPEDSTPEDG; translated from the exons CACTTTCAGACCATGCTGAAGACCAAGCTGAATGTGCTGACACTGAGGAAGGAGCCGTTGCCCACGGTGATCTTCCACGAGCCCGAGGCCATCGAGCTCTGCTCCACCACACCGCTCACAAAAGGCAGGACCCATGCTGGATACAAG GTGGCCTACCTGGGTAAAGTGACAATCTCCGGGACCCAGTTTCTGTCGGGCTGCACAGAGTCGGCGGTGGTGGGGCTGGTGGAGCGTCATGCCCTTGCCCAGCAGCAGGGTACCTCTCTGCTGGAGATCCGGCCCTTCCAGGTGCGTCTCCACCACCTGGACGAGCACGGTGAGGCCTCGGTAACCATGGACACCTACCAGGTGGCACGGATCGCCTACTGCACAGCCGACCACAGCGTCCGACCCAACGTATTTGCCTGGATCTACCGGGAGATCAACGACGACCTGACCTTCCAGATGGACTGCCACGCCGTCGAGTGCGAGAGCAAGCTCGAGGCCAAGAAGCTGGCGCACTCGATGATGGAGGCTTTCCGCAAGACTTTCCACAGCATGCGCAGCGATGGCCGCATCCACAAGAGTGGCTCATCAGACGACTTTGCCGAGGACTCGTCCACCCCTGAAGACTCGACCCCAGAAGACGGTTGA